The Camelina sativa cultivar DH55 chromosome 16, Cs, whole genome shotgun sequence sequence caaatatttcttttgtaaaaccCATAGACTACGGCGAAGAGTAAATTCCCTAGCAATGCTACTCTTATTGAAGTTCTAAGCTAAAGACATCCATACTTCTCTAGAGGTAGTGATGTTATGTACATACCCGAGGACTTCTTCAGAGAGAGTACCAAATAGCCATGACCGAATGATTTGATCTGTGCAGAACCAGACTTCATATTGTGGGTTTGGGATCTCCGCACCGTTTTTTGTTGAGATGGTTCGAGGTGGAGTTGTGACGACACCATAATCCTATGAGCTTTTGACATGATAACAGTGACTCATACTGAGTTTTCCAAAGGAGATAGTTGGTATTATTGAGCTTAATAGTGACAGTACTAGTGACATGTATATTGTCAGGAAAGGGATACGCAGTAGCCATTGATGGACCTGTTAAGGTTTAcaatagctctgataccatgataatAAAGGAAGAATTTTGAGAAAACTTTActgttttattataatttcttgATACATTATAGTCTTAGAGTACATTGTCTTATATAGAGGCAGAATGAACAATCTAGAATAAGATGAGTCGTTGTGACAGCTGTGGAGATAGCTAGTCACCATCCTTATCCTACAAGACACCAAATTGGTTATAGAACAGGGGAATTGCAGGTACAGTCTTTGTTTTCACTTGAGAGTGTTGACTGGGCTTCTGTGATGGGTCTCTTCATTGTTAGACTGTTTTGTGATCGATTTGACCTATATCACTTGTAAATGGCTCATGAGCAAAATAAGAGCATGGTGTTAATTGTCACACTAGTTGCTTGCTTATTACTCAACATGCAATTAGTTATGTCTTTTCCTAGTTTTACTGATAACCAACGGGTCTTacaattatttgattatttaggACCTtataaaatacaattattttatttaactcaTTAGTctgcatttttaaaatataggttGTAATATGCCAAAAAAGAATGAGGAATTTGAAGGTTTTTTCACAAAACCGTGTAAAACCGACCAAAATCTCATCATTCACACGActttttatcttctctttctctccttcgcTACttgtctccttctctttctttcttaaaagtATCTACCAAAACACGGAATCCAAATGTAGAATGCGAAAAAACTCATTCGGATTATTTAGAAAACATAGCTAGAGATTACGAGATTcgatattataaaaattatttaactgaCTTTGCAAATATTTATGATTGTACTGTATCTTGATCAACGGGTGATATGTTACAAAGTCAGCGATTGTTTTTCCTTGTCCTTTTGTATTCTAGTATTATGGTGGTTACAACTCTTAACATTCACCACCCCCACAAATGTCAAGCTGGAAATGACATTTTGAGAAAGCCACTAGGCCATCAACTCTTGTCAAAttgtcaacaaaatattaaaaactttaaagaaatTGTCtgaccaaaaaatattaaagaaattgtctgaccaaaaacaaaaatgtaaagcCTTGAGGCCACAATATAGGTTAGTAAAAGTCCCACAAACCAAACTATTTAGGGCCTACCAAAACTAATCCCTTTTACTATGCCGTAGGAAACATTATACTCAATTTGGTCTCTCAGACATGCGATTCTAGCTAagatatcttgtgttttaatTCGAGAGTCAAATGTATAGTAAATGTGTGTATTATTATGCTATTATTGTTTGTATGACTAAAGTAAATTTGCAAGAACTGTGACAGCTCATATGTATTAGATTGAAAGCGGTAGATACAGAGAGATTCATGTAGTTTCATCACCAATAATGTATTCTCATCGGATTTAGACACCAGATAGATTAAAAGAAAGACCAAACTACTACATATATGTTTTACTCTCCTGACAACTCTCTCATGGTTCTCAAACTCACGCATGGACAGTCCGGAAAGGCTTGTATGTCTTGACACTACTTATCAGTCCGGCGATGGATCCAGCCGCAGCTAGTAGTGAGACGATCAAGCAAACATAGCACATCATTTTCAGTGCAATCCATCTAGCAGAGTACTTCTTAATCTTGGTCTGTGCAATGTGCATCTCAACAGGGAAATAAACAGTTAAAGGCCAGAAAGAAGCTGCTCCTATAAGACCCAATATTGCGTTGAAGAAAGGGAATATCATAGCTACCACAGTTGTTACAACCACATAAGCTGTCCTCCACACCAATCTAAAGAGGCTGATGTTGAATTTTCCAAGGACAGGTACGTTTACTGAATATTCAGCAGTGATGAACTTGTTGTCTGGATAGTTTCTGTTGCATTTTTTCTCTACAAACTGGAAGATAGGTTGCGCGAACACCTGAAAATGTTATGGTTCGTTTTCATTAGCTAACAGAGAGAAAGCGCCAATGACTagtctttttttggtttttggttacCTGATAGGCACCAATAAGGTGGGCAGCGATACAAGCGTTTGCAAAGTCAATTAGCCAATAGGGCTCAAAAAACCCGAAATCTGTAAGGAAATCTCCAGGGGCAGCGCTTCCAAATGCAGCATAGCCCATGCATCCACATAAGATGTAGAAAAATGTGGTTGTTGATACTCCCACAAGACTTGCTCTTTTCATGGCTTTGTTCTCAGCTGGGCTAGATCTTAGTGTATCCtgcaaaaagcataaaattTTTAACTGTTAGTAATACAATAATCCAACTGTTAATATGTAAAACTATTCTTAATCAAACTGTCACTACCTAGTCCACGTATGTTCTCCATGGTTCCAAATACCGTACATTACAAGTCATTAAATGGTGAAAGCTACGATCATTATGTGACAAAAAATAATGAGTTGTAGTGTCAACTCAATAAGCTAACGCTGTTGATAAGAATATCAAATCATTGTTTGTTGTGGAGAAGAGATTGATAATATCTTTGAGTGCGACTCTTTGTCCTTAATAAGCACATGTTTTACCTTTAAGCTAAAAGACAGATTCTTTACTTTTTGACTCTTTTGGGTAAAGCAAAAAACAAGTGGTCCACATGGAATCGATTGTCATTGTCAATAATCTCTAACCACAATTCTATTAAGAGGTTCATATCCAAAGCTAATAACACTCAAATGAAATTGATGGAGATAACTTGCCTGAATCTCGATGAGAACTGTGGCGTAAGCATAAGCGAACGCTATGTCCCCAACCGCTTGAAACGATCTCCATATCTTCTGAGCTGCGGTTACATCAACTCCAACCGCTGTGCCCGTTATACTTGTCTTACCCACTCTCCCaacttttcatatataataacatatttacCATTAGTTTTGTAATAGTTCTTATGACTATGAATAGTATAGATAAATTGGTGTGCAACAAAAATCTTGTGCAGGTTGTGTTACAACTACTGATATAGATACTTTGAAATACAATATAATAATGAATGGTTAACAAATGAAATTTTGCAACTAACGAAAGGTTATAAAAATTGTATGTACGTACCTGCGACATACGAAATGGCTAGACCAATTCCAATAGTTGCATAAGTGAAGGACATGACCGCAGCCATAATGGAAAGGAAAGAGAGCTTGTGAAAATTTGGGATCTGGCTAAGAATAACCTGAATGATCCCAAAGAGAGCCATATACGGATAACTCGATACACTACAATCCGCCTGTTTCCCTTTATCGTGGTA is a genomic window containing:
- the LOC104750197 gene encoding amino acid permease 1, producing MKSFNTEQHNHSTAESGDAYNITDPTKNVDEDGREKRTGTWLTASAHIITAVIGSGVLSLAWAIAQLGWIAGTSILLIFSFITYFTSTMLADCYRAPDPVTGKRNYTYMEVVQAYLGGRKVQLCGLAQYGNLIGITVGYTITASISLVAVGKANCYHDKGKQADCSVSSYPYMALFGIIQVILSQIPNFHKLSFLSIMAAVMSFTYATIGIGLAISYVAVGRVGKTSITGTAVGVDVTAAQKIWRSFQAVGDIAFAYAYATVLIEIQDTLRSSPAENKAMKRASLVGVSTTTFFYILCGCMGYAAFGSAAPGDFLTDFGFFEPYWLIDFANACIAAHLIGAYQVFAQPIFQFVEKKCNRNYPDNKFITAEYSVNVPVLGKFNISLFRLVWRTAYVVVTTVVAMIFPFFNAILGLIGAASFWPLTVYFPVEMHIAQTKIKKYSARWIALKMMCYVCLIVSLLAAAGSIAGLISSVKTYKPFRTVHA